The Schizosaccharomyces pombe strain 972h- genome assembly, chromosome: I genome contains a region encoding:
- the nhe1 gene encoding plasma membrane/prospore membrane sodium ion/proton antiporter Nhe1/Sod2, translated as MGWRQLDIDKVHLALIVAGGFITFFCYFSEVFRKKLLVGEAVLGSITGLIFGPHAAKLVDPFSWGDHGDYLTVEICRIVLDVRVFASAIELPGAYFQHNFRSIIVMLLPVMAYGWLVTAGFAYALFPQINFLGSLLIAGCITSTDPVLSALIVGEGPLAKKTPERIRSLLIAESGCNDGMAVPFFYFAIKLLTVKPSRNAGRDWVLLVVLYECAFGIFFGCVIGYLLSFILKHAQKYRLIDAISYYSLPLAIPLLCSGIGTIIGVDDLLMSFFAGILFNWNDLFSKNISACSVPAFIDQTFSLLFFTYYGTIIPWNNFNWSVEGLPVWRLIVFSILTLVCRRLPVVFSVKPLVPDIKTWKEALFVGHFGPIGVCAVYMAFLAKLLLSPDEIEKSIYESTTVFSTLNEIIWPIISFVILSSIIVHGFSIHVLVIWGKLKSLYLNRKVTKSDSDLELQVIGVDKSQEDYV; from the exons ATGGGCTGGAGACAACTTGATATAGACAAAGTCCATTTAGCTTTAATAGTGGCCGGGGGATTTATAACATTTTTCTGCTATTTTTCAGAAGtttttcgaaaaaaattactagTTGGAGAAGCTG TTCTTGGAAGTATCACTGGATTAATATTTGGGCCTCATGCTGCTAAACTCGTAGACCCTTTTTCCTGGGGTGACCATGGAGATTACTTGACAGTAGAGATTTGTAGAATCGTACTTGATGTGCGTGTGTTTGCTTCTGCAATAGAACTCCCCGGTGCATATTTTCAACATAATTTTCGAAGCATCATTGTAATGCTATTACCAGTTATGGCTTACGGGTGGTTAGTTACAGCTGGATTTGCATATGCATTGTTTCCACAAATTAACTTTTTAGGATCTTTGCTGATCGCAGGATGTATAACTTCTACTGATCCTGTTCTATCAGCATTGATTGTAGGAGAAGGTCCATTAGCTAAAAAGACTCCTGAACGGATTCGGTCTTTATTGATCGCTGAGTCTGGATGTAATGATGGAATGGCGGTTccttttttctattttgcTATCAAACTTCTTACTGTTAAGCCATCGAGGAATGCAGGGAGGGATTGGGTGCTGCTTGTTGTGTTGTATGAATGTGCATTTGGTATATTTTTTGGGTGTGTAATAGGGTATCTTTTATCGTTCATTTTAAAGCACGCTCAGAAATACCGTTTAATTGATGCTATTAGTTATTATTCCCTTCCGCTAGCGATACCTTTATTATGTTCTGGGATAGGAACTATTATTGGAGTTGATGACCTGTTGATGTCCTTTTTTGCTGGAATATTATTTAACTGgaatgatttattttccaaaaatatatctGCTTGTTCTGTACCTGCTTTTATTGATCAGACTTTTAgtttactattttttacCTATTATGGTACAATCATTCCCTggaataattttaattggTCTGTTGAAGGCTTGCCTGTTTGGCGTTTAATTGTCTTTAGCATATTGACTCTAGTTTGTCGTCGATTACCGGTTGTATTTTCGGTGAAGCCTTTAGTTCCGGACATTAAGACATGGAAAGAAGCCCTTTTCGTTGGACATTTCGGACCAATAGGGGTTTGCGCAGTTTATATGGCATTTCTTGCAAAATTACTGTTGTCCCCggatgaaattgaaaagagTATTTATGAATCAACTACAGTATTTTCAACacttaatgaaataatttggCCGATCATTTCGTTTGTTATCTTATCCTCAATCATTGTTCATGGTTTCAGTATCCATGTATTAGTGATTTGGGGAAAGTTAAAAAGTCTGTATTTAAATCGAAAAGTCACCAAGTCCGATTCCGATTTGGAGTTACAAGTAATAGGGGTTGATAAGTCACAGGAAGATTACGTTTAG
- the plb4 gene encoding phospholipase: protein MYVNYIGLFAFVQISLTLAYPPGRVEISEIYDFEESSSYKGQDIDTSVLYTLSKRKPALVKRSTDASYAPFNVTCSNDNLLRPASEGLNEGEQSYINKRISKVNSELRSFISKTGLNVDLDKVVNSSDGPRLGIAFSGGGLRAMVNGGGAFNAFDSRFESDSPLSGLLQSAMYISGLSGGSWLVGSVAINNFTNITYLRDNVWNLEHSVFAPHGDNVIENLNYYNDLRKEIDQKKHAGFDCSLTDLWGRALSRKLVDAERGGPGITYSSMRNQSWFQNADYPYPIIVADSRLEEETAIPANTSIFEFTAYEFGTWDNGIKAFIPMEYVGTHLLDGVPPDKSCIHNYDNAGFVMGTSATLFNSFLLDWNENVKKNDTYYDILHAILEDLSKHQDDIAPYPNPYQNYTTSNTSVVNAFEPYDTIDLVDGGEDRENIPLWPLLHPQRFVDVVFAIDSTYNDPYGWPLGSSIVATYERVVTFNANKSVDVRGFPYIPDENTIISLGLNTRPTFFGCDGKNTTAGNHDVDNNTPPLLVYFPNYPWTYYSNISTFTMSMDDKMANGILENAFMSTTQNNNESFAVCLACAIIQRSLERKKLSTPTQCSSCFQEYCWDGTLATSTASVYDPTVMSAATTSRAPSGTTSGTASSTTSSSVASATPTHKHWWDSIFEAKENP, encoded by the exons ATGTATGTCAACTATATTGGACTCTTTGCTTTCGTTCAAATTTCGTTGACGTTAGCTTATCCTCCCGGTCGTGTGGAGATTTCTGAAATAtatgattttgaagaatctAGTTCGTATAAAGGACAAGATATTGATACATCCGTACTTTACACTTTGTCTAAAAGGAAACCTGCGCTCGTAAAACGAAGTACCGACGCTTCGTATGCCCCTTTCAATGTGACCTGTTCAAACGACAATCTGTTGAGGCCGGCTTCTGAAGGTTTAAATGAGGGCGAACAGAGCTATATCAACAAACGTATTTCTAAGGTTAACAGTGAACTCCGatcatttatttctaaGACAGGTTTGAATGTTGACTTGGATAAGGTGGTTAACAGCTCGGATGGTCCACGTTTAGGAATTGCATTCTCAGGTGGTGGGTTACGGGCGATGGTTAATGGAGGTGGTGCATTCAATGCTTTTGACTCAAGATTCGAGAGTGACTCTCCACTTTCTGGTCTGCTGCAATCCGCGATGTATATCAGCGGTCTTTCTGGTGGTTCATGGCTTGTTGGATCAGTGgctattaataattttacgAATATAACATACTTACGTGATAATGTCTGGAATTTGGAACATAGCGTTTTTGCTCCTCATGGGGATAATgtcattgaaaatttgaattattataatgACTTGCGCAAAGAAATTgatcaaaagaaacatGCGGGCTTTGACTGTTCTTTGACGGATTTATGGGGACGTGCTTTGTCCCGTAAACTTGTTGATGCTGAAAGGGGAGGACCAGGCATTACATATTCCAGTATGAGAAATCAAAGCTGGTTTCAAAATGCTGATTATCCTTATCCCATCATCGTTGCGGATAGCCGattagaagaagaaacgGCCATCCCTGCCAATACCAGTATCTTTGAGTTCACGGCGTATGAATTTGGTACATGGGACAATGGAATTAAAGCATTCATTCCAATGGAATATGTGGGAACTCACTTGTTGGATGGGGTTCCACCCGATAAGTCTTGCATTCATAACTATGATAATGCAGGTTTTGTTATGGGCACTTCAGCTACTTTATTCAactcttttcttcttgacTGGAATGAAAATGTCAAAAAGAATGATACCTATTACGATATTCTTCATGCGATTCTTGAAGATCTTTCTAAGCATCAAGATGATATTGCTCCTTATCCCAATCCTTACCAAAATTATACTACTTCCAATACCTCTGTAGTGAATGCGTTCGAACCGTATGATACTATTGATCTAGTTGATGGTGGTGAGGATAGGGAAAACATTCCCCTTTGGCCTTTGTTACACCCACAACGATTTGTGGACGTTGTATTTGCGATTGATTCGACTTATAATGATCCTTATGGTTGGCCCCTTGGATCTTCCATTGTTGCTACATATGAGAGAGTTGTAACCTTTAATGCGAACAAGAGTGTTGATGTGCGTGGATTTCCATATATTCCGGACGAAAACACTATTATCTCTTTGGGACTAAACACTCGTCCTACGTTTTTTGGATGTGACGGTAAAAATACTACAGCAGGAAATCATGATGTAGACAATAATACCCCACCTCTCCTTGTATACTTTCCAAATTACCCTTGGACTTATTATTCCAATATATCGACATTTACTATGAGCATGGACGACAAGATGGCTAATGGAATTCTTGAGAATGCATTTATGTCGACTACgcaaaacaataatgaaTCTTTTGCAGTTTGCTTAGCATGCGCTATAATTCAACGCTCTTTGGAACGCAAGAAATTGAGTACTCCTACCCAGTGCTCTTCTTGTTTCCAAGAATACTGTTGGGACGGAACTCTTGCAACTAGTACGGCTTCTGTATATGATCCTACCGTAATGTCTGCTGCGACAACATCTCGTGCACCGTCAGGCACAACCTCGGGTACAGCCTCTAGTACAACATCTTCATCT GTAGCATCAGCCACTCCCACTCATAAACATTGGTGGGACTCGATTTTCGAAGCGAAAGAAAATCCGTAA
- a CDS encoding uncharacterized protein (conserved fungal protein): MFYLRVLCVQRRLVREINKLSSFESNWLFLLFLVRVCRQLKTVTVLIVPVLPVYTNKVLRCSQCDWHEPANLDSIYQRSSHDDDLPTIKGSDASTQQYERKTYITDASPESQNLFLSKSKEEGVIFLCIQVSF; encoded by the exons ATGTTTTACTTACGTGTCCTGTGTG ttcaAAGAAGACTGGTACGAGAAATAAACAAGTTGAGTAGTTTCGAAAGCAATTGgctctttcttttgtttttagtCCGAGTATGTCGTCAGTTGAAAACCGTAACGGTTCTCATTGTGCCTGTTCTTCCGGTTTATACGAATAAG GTACTTCGTTGTTCTCAGTGTGACTGGCACGAACCAGCAAACTTGGATTCGATTTATCAAAGGAGTAGTCATGATGATGATCTTCCTACCATTAAGGGTTCTGATGCTAGTACTCAACAgtatgaaagaaaaacttataTTACCGATGCTAGTCCCGAATCTCAGAATCTGTTTTTAAGCAAAAGTAAAGAGGAGGGAGTTATCTTCTTATGCATACAAGTAAGCTTTTAA
- a CDS encoding uncharacterized protein (S. pombe specific DUF999 family protein 3) gives MVRDTRNVDLERGLELCKPEKVNKQNLFTNIIKPQKDKINIKTDKIKFFLNNLFTEFSKFHDSCYPDGRISTRSKLRWPLLIIWCILIVFAIDKNFEVKDFLSIWINESFINENRFYSEIWGPIAIYICLFVLLLLGLIYCSKIVVKAIPLISIVIAAVVVIIAVAMVKILYICHWLLQNFNFGFRHKS, from the exons ATGGTAAGAGATACTCGTAATGTGGACCTGGAGCGGGGACTTGAATTGTGTAAGCCTGAAaaggtaaacaaacaaaatctCTTTACCAACATCATCAAGCctcaaaaagataaaataaacattaagacagataaaataaagttctttttaaataacctttttactgaattttctaaatttcaTGATAGTTGTTATCCTGATGGTAGGATTTCTACCCGCAGTAAACTTCGTTGGCCCTTGCTTATTATTTGGTGTATTTTGATTGTTTTCGCAATAGACAAGAACTTTGAAGTCAaagattttctttcaatttggataaatgaaagttttataaatgaaaatcgGTTTTACAGTGAAATTTGGGGGCCTATTGCTATTTacatttgtttgtttgttttattgTTGCTTGGTTTAATTT acTGCTCCAAGATTGTTGTAAAAGCTATACCATTGATCAGTATAGTTATAGCAGCGGTCGTAGTAATTATCGCGGTGGCTAtggttaaaattttatacatCTGCCATTGGCTtctacaaaattttaattttggcTTTCGGCATAAAAGTTAA
- the ftm1 gene encoding transmembrane helix domain-containing protein: SFAYSGNSESVWTGENITSIWKTILINETGSYCVAARPMTMDGAEFNLDLMGYSVSEDQINNDEIGIWNYISVAEMGGVLLFLSYWIWTCLHFSKIIFPAQKVICLYIFLFALNQTLQECIEEYVFSSECIKYRQFYSVYEIIDFLRTNFYRLFVIYCALGFGITRTVPKYLMIKGISIVIALCSVYWISLYKDVYVVSEIFDMIQYEVSPAIWVYSICHLLKQCTSVTTYENASKARFFRRMLNAFIFIFCASPMLHYLSNIIFGNFDYRLSVIIGDLFTFMEKIAFPCYIMFPTHNEALAYNRNVAEEAQEKMI; the protein is encoded by the coding sequence GATCATTTGCATATTCTGGTAACTCGGAATCGGTATGGACGGGCGAAAATATTACAAGTATATGGAAAACTATTTTGATTAATGAAACGGGTTCTTACTGCGTAGCTGCGAGACCAATGACAATGGATGGAGCtgaatttaatttagaCCTTATGGGGTATTCGGTTTCAGAAGATCAAATTAATAATGACGAAATTGGCATTTGGAACTATATTTCTGTAGCTGAAATGGGAGGAGtactattatttttgagCTATTGGATATGGACTTGTTTACATTTCAGCAAGATTATATTTCCTGCTCAAAAGGTAATCTGcctttatatttttctttttgcgTTAAATCAGACTCTACAAGAATGCATTGAGGAgtatgttttttcttccgAATGTATAAAATACAGACAATTTTATTCGGTGTATgaaataattgattttcttcggacaaatttttatcgATTATTTGTGATTTACTGTGCATTGGGTTTCGGCATAACTAGAACTGTTCCTAAATATCTTATGATAAAAGGAATTAGTATTGTCATTGCTTTATGTTCTGTATACTGGATTTCTTTATATAAAGACGTATATGTAGTATCAGAGATTTTTGACATGATCCAGTATGAGGTATCTCCTGCAATTTGGGTGTATTCTATTTGTCATTTATTGAAACAATGCACGTCTGTAACAACTTACGAAAATGCTTCAAAAGCCAGATTTTTCAGAAGAATGCTAAATGCATTTATCTTTATATTCTGTGCATCTCCAATGTTGCATTACCTGTCGAATATTATATTTGGAAACTTTGATTACAGACTGTCGGTGATCATTGGTGATCTTTTCACTTTTATGGAgaaaattgcttttccaTGTTACATAATGTTTCCCACCCATAATGAAGCACTTGCCTACAATCGAAATGTAGCTGAAGAGGCTCAAGAGAAAATGATTTGA
- the ayr2 gene encoding dehydrogenase, with product MREPKNAKVLSRLENVLVTQLDVNNFSSIKKSVEKAISHFGRIDVLLNNAGYSVYSPLESTTEEQIHNIFNTNVFGALEVIKAITPIFRSQHNGMIINVSSIGGKMTFPLGCLYYGTKYAIEGISEALTWEMQSIGVKVKIIEPGFTATEFRVEEGAGKHYAEYDNLKQKLYEDLLPKLKTATPPQKIAEVILQAATDESDELRYPTGDYVVEWMALRSKVDDATFLATHRKQMGL from the coding sequence ATGCGTGAACCCAAGAATGCCAAAGTGCTAAGCAGACTTGAAAATGTTCTGGTGACTCAATTAGATGTAAATAACTTTTCTTCGATTAAAAAATCTGTggaaaaagcaatttcGCATTTTGGTAGAATCGACGTGTTACTAAATAACGCTGGCTATTCCGTCTATTCTCCACTTGAAAGTACTACCGAAGAACAAATTCataacattttcaatacaAATGTGTTTGGCGCTTTGGAGGTTATCAAAGCAATAACTCCTATCTTCCGCTCACAACATAATGGAATGATTATAAACGTATCATCGATCGGAGGAAAGATGACATTCCCACTTGGATGTTTGTATTATGGTACCAAGTATGCAATCGAAGGTATTTCTGAAGCTCTGACTTGGGAAATGCAAAGCATTGGTGTAAAAGTCAAGATTATAGAACCTGGTTTTACAGCAACTGAATTTAGGGTTGAAGAGGGTGCAGGTAAACATTATGCTGAGTACGACAATCTGAAACAAAAGTTGTACGAAGACTTGCTACCTAAATTGAAAACAGCTACACCACCGCAAAAAATCGCAGAAGTGATATTGCAAGCGGCAACGGATGAAAGTGATGAGCTACGATACCCTACTGGAGATTATGTTGTTGAATGGATGGCATTGAGAAGCAAAGTTGATGATGCTACATTTTTAGCAACACACCGAAAACAAATGGGTCTTTAA
- a CDS encoding Vel1p domain-containing protein produces the protein MIFKNLISLFFIGLATAIRFNLTDLECSRLRGPHCGTYLLKVVGTNATYVGEKSFIGLDALTESKGEFFQRMLEQEPRLIPRLFTIAENDTANFTPLTFTTYLKTCNPQSIENAMIPFVNTVTSEISFDAWAYTAQNSSRITGLSNQLMNSTLYNVQVATCTPGFSALLLDSPTINVFNNEEGMPSWCQPIELIPVCPLDEGFN, from the coding sequence atgattttcaaaaacttaatATCTCTCTTTTTCATTGGGCTCGCTACCGCCATACGCTTCAACCTCACTGATCTTGAGTGTAGTAGACTACGCGGTCCGCATTGTGGTACGTATCTACTGAAAGTAGTAGGAACGAATGCTACATACGTTGGtgaaaaatcatttataGGTCTTGATGCTTTGACTGAAAGTAAAGGTGAATTTTTTCAGCGTATGTTGGAACAAGAACCTCGACTTATTCCACGTTTGTTTACGATAGCTGAAAACGACACGGCCAACTTTACTCCCTTGACATTTACAAcgtatttgaaaacatgCAATCCTCaaagtattgaaaatgcaaTGATCCCTTTTGTGAATACTGTTACCagtgaaatttcttttgatgCATGGGCGTATACAGCACAAAATTCAAGTCGGATAACGGGTCTTAGCAACCAACTGATGAATTCTACTCTATATAATGTTCAAGTAGCAACATGTACTCCCGGATTCTCTGCGTTATTGTTAGATAGTCCTACaatcaatgtttttaataacgAGGAAGGCATGCCAAGTTGGTGTCAGCCCATTGAACTTATACCAGTTTGTCCTTTGGATGAGGGATTCAActga
- the pfl6 gene encoding glycoprotein, with the protein MNFFLYFRTIFLIQLYFFNYSTFGCSASSTSVQSDTTNQVSVSCPKYTTIYTSGTSPDTKTIYPESTSTKSITTSTQSHSSPVIVVSTVGTVTETTISGSTEYTTTIPAEGITSGTVEIVEPTAGTVTETITSGTLPFTTTLAQASGTVSGTVEIVSPKNNPTTVYSGTVATTETFSSSTVVVIPTAICDGVRGLEYAVYDYTISSSMNEFCYPKNGQTDVFAFNEPAYFGSSDLDQSSPLFTGVFSSTDDIPEWASSWYLPPYPPQASDMASTYCACKVIVYQFFLRIPETDTYTLVVNNVDDVFFGWFGDKAISGWSNNNFDAYSYWHESPNMGLGTVGMGNFTVGNYPEGYFLPVRFVVANGAYIGGFDFYFTSDSTGPLATTSYSYTKTCTQQFLPFGQGNGGVNGPTEKLS; encoded by the coding sequence atgaacttctttctttattttcgtACCATCTTTCTCATTCAactatatttttttaactactCCACATTTGGTTGTTCGGCAAGCTCAACTAGTGTACAAAGTGACACAACAAACCAAGTATCTGTTTCATGTCCAAAGTATACCACTATTTACACATCAGGAACGTCTCCAGAcacaaaaacaatatatCCTGAATCCACCTCGACTAAATCCATCACAACAAGCACGCAATCGCACAGCTCTCCCGTTATCGTTGTGTCCACAGTAGGAACTGTTACGGAAACAACTATTTCTGGTTCCACTGAATATACCACAACGATTCCCGCAGAGGGCATTACATCTGGAACTGTCGAAATAGTAGAACCAACTGCAGGAACAGTTACTGAGACTATAACAAGTGGTACTTTACCATTTACTACTACGCTAGCACAAGCTAGTGGTACTGTTTCAGGAACTGTCGAGATAGTAAGTCCTAAAAATAATCCTACCACCGTATATAGTGGTACGGTCGCTACTACGGAGACGTTTAGCTCATCCACAGTTGTTGTTATTCCAACAGCTATATGTGATGGCGTTCGTGGTTTAGAGTATGCTGTTTATGATTATAcaatttcatcatcaaTGAACGAATTCTGTTATCCTAAAAACGGTCAAACTGATGtctttgcttttaatgAGCCCGCTTACTTTGGTTCCTCAGACTTGGATCAGTCATCTCCATTGTTTACCGGTGTGTTTAGTTCTACAGATGACATACCTGAGTGGGCATCGTCTTGGTATCTCCCACCGTATCCACCACAGGCTTCAGATATGGCTTCGACCTACTGTGCCTGTAAAGTAATTGTTTACCAGTTCTTTCTACGAATCCCAGAAACTGATACCTACACCCTAGTCGTTAACAATGTAGATGATGTTTTCTTTGGTTGGTTTGGTGATAAAGCTATTTCTGGTTGGTCCAATAATAACTTTGATGCGTATTCTTATTGGCATGAGTCGCCTAATATGGGTTTAGGAACTGTGGGCATGGGAAATTTCACTGTAGGCAATTATCCTGAAGGCTACTTTTTGCCCGTTAGATTTGTTGTAGCAAATGGAGCATATATCGGtggatttgatttttactttacttCTGATTCAACGGGTCCACTTGCTACTACCTCTTATTCTTACACGAAAACATGCACTCAACAATTCTTACCATTTGGTCAAGGTAATGGCGGTGTAAACGGGCCAACGGAAAAATTGTCgtaa
- the ftm2 gene encoding transmembrane helix domain-containing protein: MALLKKINTQVNRIMKNSSLVQNICFDRVPLFIPRLSLTVKYCLAVKLLIYLLYCWYIYSEVPSASSKFRSFTFGCVVVYHNKFFPRFIRTHSINSIRTFSKFQVIILFSIEKVTRSESKNHSYSKTDISDLHQGYNNPPSRFISR, encoded by the coding sequence ATGgcattgttaaaaaaaataaacactCAAGTGAATAGAATTATGAAGAATTCGAGTCTagttcaaaatatttgttttgacAGAGTCCCTCTATTTATACCAAGACTAAGCCTCACAGTGAAATATTGTCTAGCAGTAAAATTGctgatttatttattatattgttGGTACATTTACTCGGAAGTACCATCGGCTTCATCTAAATTCCGATCCTTTACATTTGGATGCGTCGTAGTATATcataacaaattttttcctcGTTTCATTAGAACTCACTCCATTAACTCCATTAGAACGTTTTCTAAATTTCAAGTCATTATACTTTTCTCTATTGAGAAAGTCACTAGGTCAGAAAGCAAGAATCATTCTTACTCGAAAACCGATATTAGTGATCTGCACCAGGGCTATAATAATCCACCATCAAGATTCATATCACGATAA
- a CDS encoding methyltransferase, whose amino-acid sequence MNLVQLGKLHENVLDAGCEPNRNARYLASLGYKVVGIDISERAISKAIDKTSSEKSNVNFNQRDFSRLNEFKGHFDTVIDIGCFHSILNSDHEPHTASLSHICHSDSSVFLRAFSETNKSRYRRWQGHKRYSLALKRNNVKKLSL is encoded by the coding sequence ATGAATCTTGTACAACTGGGGAAATTACATGAGAATGTATTAGATGCCGGTTGTGAACCAAATAGAAATGCTAGATATTTAGCCAGTCTTGGATATAAAGTCGTGGGTATTGATATTTCCGAAAGGGCTATTTCTAAAGCAATCGATAAAACATCTAGtgaaaaaagtaatgtCAACTTTAATCAACGCGATTTTTCAAGATTAAATGAATTCAAGGGGCATTTCGACACTGTGATTGACATTGGttgttttcattcaattctAAATAGTGATCATGAGCCACACACAGCTTCGTTAAGTCATATATGTCACTCTGATAGCTCCGTTTTCCTAAGAGCGTTTAGCgaaacaaacaaatcaCGTTATAGACGGTGGCAGGGCCATAAAAGGTATTCCCTCgctttaaaaagaaacaatgTCAAAAAGCTTTCTTTATAA
- the fex1 gene encoding plasma membrane fluoride export channel Fex1, producing the protein MLLTQSYFCIMSMLGTLARLGLTALNTYPGAPFSGLLWVQFVGCVIMGFCQTESVFFPRPKHNATFLLAITTGFCGSLTTFSSWMLQMFTGMANLDPFERRGRGYSFLSVVSDFMVTMCIAMSSLIWGKQIGKTTGQWRIGKVAFAWPIPAHTHIVVRVLLLLLSICFFVGAAFYTAYTTNVTHRGIGFSLIFSPFAALTRLYLARFLNSPQYFIPYGTLCANVFATLLLSIMYMIPQITHCTPVSRSVMYGIQNGFCAVLSTLSTFSNELHTMPIKRAYIYCIISVAISFSICVIVDGATAWGHGYTEKY; encoded by the coding sequence atgctattAACACAGTCTTACTTTTGTATAATGTCTATGTTGGGGACGCTAGCTCGTCTAGGACTTACTGCATTAAACACATACCCAGGTGCACCGTTTTCTGGACTTTTATGGGTTCAATTTGTTGGATGCGTTATTATGGGATTTTGTCAGACAGAGtctgttttctttcctcGACCCAAACATAATGCTACTTTTTTGCTAGCCATTACTACAGGTTTTTGTGGATCTCTTACAACGTTTTCTTCTTGGATGTTGCAAATGTTTACAGGGATGGCTAACTTGGATCCATTTGAACGTAGGGGCCGAGgctattcatttttaagtGTGGTTTCCGATTTTATGGTAACTATGTGCATTGCGATGTCCAGCTTAATATGGGGGAAGCAGATTGGAAAAACGACGGGACAGTGGAGAATTGGCAAAGTTGCATTTGCCTGGCCTATCCCGGCGCACACGCATATCGTAGTGCGGGTATTACTTTTGTTACTCtcgatttgtttttttgttggtGCAGCATTTTATACGGCATATACAACCAATGTGACACATCGTGGCATAGGTTTTAGTCTAATATTCTCTCCTTTTGCTGCCTTGACACGTTTGTATCTTGCGCGATTCCTTAATTCACCTCAATATTTTATTCCCTATGGAACTCTTTGTGCCAATGTCTTTGCTACACTTTTGCTTTCTATCATGTACATGATACCACAAATCACACACTGCACTCCTGTGTCTAGAAGTGTGATGTATGGAATCCAAAACGGATTTTGTGCTGTACTCTCTACCCTTTCAACATTCTCCAACGAACTCCACACAATGCCTATAAAACGAgcatatatttattgtataATTTCAGTTGctatttccttttcaatATGTGTCATTGTCGATGGAGCTACTGCATGGGGTCATGGTTATACTGAAAAGTATTAG